tatatttttaaaattacaatgttgacttttaaaatatagagtgcgagttgtatgtgttactttagtttcaaggtctctcaaaaaaagtatcttaaaataagaaacataaaattattttctatattagttttgttataatggaagattttgtgtgtgttcataacgaaattcttatttgtccacccttatttagaaatatcaacgaatcttaatatgaatctaaatatgttttttagctaaaaactataaatggttcctaaacttctctatttaatggacaacttctattttaaccggaatGGAACAATTTCACCAAATTTCCCTAGTAAAAAAccaatttgttaattagtaaatgagatgttagcatctataacgatcatgagaaagacaatttctaactatctgtgacaTTCGAACATGCtgacttgttgcatttagtaatggttttgacaataaatagttagtgtggtgcaaaggattaatggtgagggtgatgtgtggtttacatcaattttaaataactttagcaaccagacaacgtttttaaatttctctcagattggaagtaatgattctttttttatttagttaagttttaagagtatattaatcatgttcacggtttttaaaatgtaaacacggatAGCATGCATCAGGAAAGTTATTGGTTTTCTTGCATAGTGTAACATGGAaagataccatagagtttatgtgcCAATACCAATAGATCAAATGTTAGTCTTTTAgacttgaatcgccatcaattactaaacattattagagtgagatgagtggaatttctagattgattatatgagGGTTACGTCAATTGcgttaaagaagaagaatcgtAGAGGCTCCATtttccatcgtcaacatcaaatataaagaaatccTGTAAATCAATGTTTTGACACCCGACCCGGACACtgaaccggacgatttaccgggtctcTGGATCAACCGTGGGTGAACCgcggtttagtaaatgaattagttttattataagataatatattagctatgaaaataaatatataaatactaaagttaatattttaaatgttttcaaacataaagtaatagtttggatatgtatctattttatgtttaattttttttgaaaatacttaactttaatttccatttttgtatttttatttgacatacaaaatattaagaaatagtttaaaagtatttaaaaaatatgtaacataagagttatgaaatctaaagaaaatcaagacataaaattaaaacatcattgtaataaattgtcaataacaaaaataaactaacatctaataacaattaataccaaaacacattaaataaagttgagaaaatattttaattattaaaaggagaatgccacatggcattttctctccaaagaaaaaaaaactcaactttattatataagattgtGTTTATTATTCTGTTTAAAGCTATTTTGTTCCTCTAGTTATCAGTTCGAGTTTCTGTTTATTAGTTTTAAGCAATTTTTTCTGCGTATAGATAATTCAGTTTAAACTGCCGTAAACAATTTAGACAACAAAACAGCACTCTTACccaaatataacataaaaactGATAAAATAACTGAAAGAGTCTTAATTTTACATCCTTAATTTAGCAATATGTAATGAATATTCTAACCATTTTTCGTATAAATATCTATTTCACAATTCCCCATTTTCACAACAAACAAAAGTAGTAAGAAGAAACATTGACAATAGTAtcacaatttttcttttctaaaaatgAAGAGATCGGTGATATGCTTGCTAGTGATTTGTGCCGCCGTTGTAGCTATACCAGTGGAGGGTGTGAAGTACATAGATTTTGGTGCGCTTAACCCGTGCATGGGTCCTAATCCTCCTCCGGGATGCAATCCTCCAGGCTCCCACCATAAGAAACCTGTCCCTGCCAACGAGTATAGACGTGGATGTACCACCATCCATCGGTGCCGTCGAGACTGAACCCGATATGATGCTCATTATCTAAATTTCCGTCGTATGTCTTtgctttataaaaaaatgttgaagtgtatgtatgtatatgcATGATATTATTGCATAAGTTATGAACTAAGAATTTCAAACTTAAAATCATTagattgaaatataaaatatatcatatttgcTGTAATTAAAGTGGGTTAATAAGCATGCAATTTTATTTAccgttcaaaaaaataattgctTGCTAGCAAAGCCAAATGGGTTAATAAtcttaactagattttgacacgtgcttttaaagcgcggaatTATTTTCGGttgaaagatattttatataataaatttataattttacttataatTTGTATATGCCTAACACAAAGCTTGGATCTGTATTGCAGGTCTAATTCCTTAAAACTGATATTATCATAAAGTTCTAGTTTTGTTTCTTAGCGTTTGTCTAATGATTGTGAAACAACTACATAAGCTCTTTACCCGTACTTTCTAGAATTCAATAACTAAATCTATTATTTTCACTGCAATCTGATTTGGTTGACTTATAACATCTTCTCATATAGGTTTTAAAGATTCAGGCTTAGTTGTTTGTTTAAACTAAGTCTATATCTATTATATCTCTAATTTGAAACACCTCGAGTGTTCTGCTGCACAATTCTCCAaccttatttgattttttttccaacttGCAGCAGAACACTCGAGGTGTTTCAAATTAGAGATATGTAGGATATTACTTCTCTTTAGAGATATGTAGGATATTACTTCTCTTTCCAATTTGAAAGCGTAGTGTAAGTTCCTGTTTGATATCTGAACATCTCTATGTGCTCGCAGTTTGAGTTGCAGAGGTAAAACAAAAGCTTAAGACAATGGAAACACTTGAAAAGGAACTCATCCACCGTCAGAGAgctttattgaaaaaaaaacaatgatccAGATTCCTCAGGTTTTTCCCACAATTTATATCTCTCCTATgtctatatatctataaaacttATTATTGAGCTTTTGTGCATCTTTGTTGAATTTGGAAAATTTTGTATCTTAAAGTTTCAAAATTTCTcactttttgtttgttcttcAACAGAGAACGTGTAAGAGGTCGaacaaacagagagagagagagactggtCAAGTTGCAGATAAGAAGCGTTTACGAGAAAAACAGAGGCTGTTAAATCAATATGTTCACAGAGATAGTCCGAGTTAGGTAACGAATGAATGGAACGAGAGCTTTACTAAGGTTTAGCACAAAGGGTCAATGGATAAGAAGTATAACTCTTTCTGGGTTTCTCTCTCTAGGTGACTCGCTGCTACCGCCAAAGTAAAGTTTCAATCTTTGTAGTTTTTCAGTTTAGCTTTTTGGATTTATTGGGTTTCGAAGATCTGGACATCTTTAGAATCAGATTCAATCACTGTTTCATGTGCTAAGGTTTGTTAGGTACTCAGTAGACTTTGGTGTTTCATTGAAGTACCTGGAAATGGTTTTAAGTGGCAAAGACACAAACTTTTAGAGTATTGAGTTATGTGTCTTGATGTTTGGACGGTTGATTCTTCAGTATATTATCAGTTCTCTATCTGGACGTGTAATTAAAGAATATGTTCAGAAGCTTATAGTAATAACTTGAGATTCTGGTGGATGATCAAGAGGGAGTCAGGTGCAAGCGAGTGAAACACAAGAGAGTCAGATGCAAGCGAGGGAGACACAAGAGAGTCAGGGAGAACAGCAAGCAAGCGAGTCACAAGAGCAAACGAGCCAGTCTCAGCAAGTCTCTGTACCATTGAAACAGATCATAATCAGGAAATCAGTCAGGTGGTCTCTCAAAACAGTCCTATTGGTACTGGCCGGTCAGATACGAGTCAGTCTCAGAGCAGTCCCGTTGGTGCGGGGCAGTCTGAAATGAGTCAGACCACCCATGTGTCGGACTCGGATCCTCCTCCAGCACCAACGAGCCACACCCATACATCATCAGATTCTCAAGTGTCAGACCAGAGAGAGCCCGATGATGAGAAGATGGAGGACACCGCAACCTCAGAAAATGAGAGGTCCGAAGTTGAGAAGTTAAAGGAATCttctgcagaagaagaagactgagTGTAACCTTCTCCGACATGTATTGGTagcattttttaaaagattttatttttatttcaaatgaaTTTTGTAGAATTAAATTAAAGATGTCACTGTATCATAAGCGATTGTAGAATTCAGGGTTTTGTTGGTCTCATTGTCACTGcagtttatattatttaggGAAATTCCAACTGTAATTTTCATGTTGCTGCAGAGATTTGATTTGAGATTAGTCTGGATTTGAGCCAAGAATCGGGTTACATAGATATTCATTAACTGATATCGTATGAGTGATGCAAGTGCTAAATACTAGGATGCATGTAGACTCTTACGCATAGGCATGTGGtttttaaataaactaatttgtTACAACTGATATCGCAGGTTGTAGAAGATGGATATGAGTTCTTTGCAAAGAGACAACTGGTGACAATATTCTCTGCACCCAACTACTGTGGTGAGTTTGACAATGCTGGCGCAATGATGAGTGTTGATGATAGCTTGACATGTTCGTTCCAAATCCTCAAGTCAACTGAGAAGAAAGGAAGATTTGGATACAACAACAACATTCATAGGACATATTTGATATTAATCAGACCTTTCTTGGTTTATCATCTTACTTAGAttctcaaaaatattttttttgagacTATGTCTCCTTTTCAAGGTTGTGTTTTGTTCCGAGGTGTTAATGGTCTGACTGAATTtgcttattctatttttttgttttgttttccgAATCATTGTCcttgaaattgtattttttagcTCTTTCTCTCTAGATTCATTAATTCtgatatttttagtgttttcaagACATGTGTAGACATCAACAAGATTAGTTTTTATAGTTCTATAACTTACCTAAAACTTTTTATCATCTAGATGATCTCTGGAATTCAATTGTATATGGGGTGATAGTGTAAGTTGTTCTCAATCACATGTGCCATTGAGAATGGTGTTGTGTCTTTTGCGTATATTTTGCAAATGTGTGATGGTGAACACCTAGCCTCTCCATGTCAACTTTTACTGATAAAACACTTGGACATCTtctgattctcttcttttttcgGGTTGCAAATACAAACTGCAACAgcctaaaaaaatatttttccgGTAGAGATCCAAATGCTCTCTTATTTTCACatgaaaaaaatttatagtCTACATTGATAATCAATCACTCAATAGAGGAATGGAATAATAAACAGTAATGTCGTAACACCCAATGTTAAGTGAAACTTTACTAATAAACACTTCCATCGTATAACAAATATTTAACAATATGCAAGTACAACTAAACGaataacaattttatatcaACAGAAATACATGGGGGAATCTATATAATTTAGAAcctgaagagtttttttttttgagaaatgatTTTGGAAGATTTAAGAAATACTCTGATCGAAGTTTAAACTAAAAACTTCACTAAAACACTTTACAATGACTGAAAACTGCTACAAAccacaacttcaaaatatttcaaaactgttaaatattttataaaataaaaatccaataattGAATATGAAATCGTAGAACCTACAATTTTGAACATTGCTACCGTGGCGTAGATGATACAAATATACTAAAGATTCATAATGGTCTTACAATGTTCATAATCTGGTTACAGGACcaagttcaaaatatttatcgAAATAGCCATATGATACAAATATACTAAAGAGTATGTGGTGTTTGAGGCTTTTACTCATTAGTAGATTCTGGTTTGTAACGAGAGGTACAGacttatttagttattttttggtttaaggaAAAGGGCTAAgagttatttttattgtatgttTCAAGCCAAAACAAATATTCCTAGATTATTCAAGAGATAGAGATTCACTGTACGAATTATTTGGATGATCATTGTTTTAGTCACATCTATTATCATATGTATAAGTTTCATTTATGATTTTCTGTTTTATCATATGTGTTTTGCgtataaagtaagaaaaattgtttttaccttttatacattaactaaatttcattgatgtaattttaatttaacttaatattattaaatattatcaaaatttgtaGAAGTGTTAAAAACAATGATGTGttacattttcaatataaaacaaataaaacaatgttttatttttacttatatgaatagtatgtatataaattaatgatttatgaaaatgaaactatatgtttaaaaaatcataaatttagtaaaaccaaatttcaaaatttaaatctgCCAAAAACGGAAAATGGccgaaaattaaaaatatgttggaGGGAGAGTTCGTACCCTGGTCCAGGCGCCTGCACGAAGGATATTCCTATGTCGAATGAGACATCAGGAAAAAACATTTAAGGGTTTGAAAATATCTTCGGTCAAAGTATATAAACATCTAACTATGTAAATAAGTGTGTTCCATTTAACAAATGCAGATGACTCAGGTTTTggataaacaaaatatttaaataatcattaTAAGAAAACTGAGCAAACCACGTTTATTCGGAATATTCTGGATAACGCGGTTTCTTAAAAATCACATATATTCGGTATATTATAGATTCCCAAactaaaattactttttaatctCGGCTAGATTCGATTATAATTAGTTTGTTTTTATCGGATTGAGCACCCCTAAATAATTCACCGACTTTCTTATTGCTTTGAGAAATACATCACTCTCATTCTAAACACAAACATTAAAACATATGATCGAAAAATAAACTATCAACACACTTTTTtgcgcgtagcgcggagaaaGAATCTAGTTACATATAAACGGtttcataactaatatattcAACATATGTATCTTTAATATTCCACAAATCTAGCGTTtgtttcaaaatctaaaaccaaCACAACGTACAAACAATTAAAATCATGATTAATCATAAATTTGGAGGGTGATTGGTTTAGTCTGTGAGTGCTGTACACAGCTTTAATCTTCTCCACGGCACTCGAGTGAAATCAATCAAAGCTTTGATCAATTTTTTAGTCTCACAGCCATatctatcttttattttattttatggctGTGGAGAGCTAAATTCCTAGAGTGCTCTTTCAACtgcttttgaaaatattttctctCCTTTATATCAATCCATGTACGCTTGCTTTCctatatagtaatatatttcattaatataaatataatgataTATTTCTTGCATACATAATCcacaaaatattacaaatactatgaatatacatacatatatatatatataaatgtttcacatacatatacaaataaaaattacatgtactaatttatatcataatcatcttataatttttaaaataactaattaacttataaattttaattttaaaatattattatttagttctagttttaattttaatataatagagtTTAATTTTAGTATAAATACATAATGTTAATACTAACCAATCATGCTTTTTAGAAAAAACTTACAGCTACAATCTTAatagtaactagattttgacccgcacaaccgtgcggatatttttcatatttatatatttattcagttatttaattagtatatattttaagattattcatatatataaatgtttaaatcactatttcaactacaataattttatagttttcatgctgttaattaactaactatttcaaatgatcacatataaatatatatatatatatatatatatatatatatatatatatatatgttgcttcttattatgtatgtattttatatttaatttattatgatcccgatccgtaattcaaagtgctagatttcttttaaaaatttgttttgtttattcagtttatataataaattattgtatatgtaagagtttaagaaaagttaactttttatacatctatcttattaaaatagaaacattacaacttcttctaggtggattttaaagttggaccttatgtaattaatgttatattaatctacttattattagacatgtctttttataaataattaatatcaaccattaccatagtttttcacttcttaccttattatatCAACTACGCATGTTtctttatattgcatatattttactataagctagatacatccgctagcatattatattataagatagattattaataatacatctactaacatataatactatacgacagattactaataatacaatatattatctgtattcattaacttgcatctatcaatattagcaatactatgaagacgactaactatatactttgaacctataaaccatgatatactaatttataacaaaaatgatattactgttacaaattagtttttataaaaattatttatagcagcaatttgttatataagataaatttattttttttcctgttcagaaaaaaagaaacctatgAATGTATACCATTAatttagccaaaaatcttccgaataaatagtaaatctcaccaacccaaaaaaaatgaattaaaaatataacaaaagatattatgtttgaaatttagctcactgggtcgggtataaatctgttcatttcaggtatgagttcttcgagttctcaacatttggatctaagtaggtatttgattttttttttgtccgggtcgattttttttggttccggatcattctaactttttttatattataaatcttaaataatatacaacatgtatataaagtatgtgaatcaaaagataaatccgcgcaggtgcgcgggtcatgatctagtgtatctattatattaaaacagaagtcataactttgattcatgtgtgatattttaaaaaatagatccTTAACTAGAAATGACTTACCATTCATTGATTACTAAATATATTGTTCATTAATATATTGTTTCTAATCTATTAATCCTAAAAATCAGGATTGGTTAATATACacatattctaaaattttaatcataatatcttttgatatcttttcatttaaaatttatatatatatatatatattttaaatttcgaaaatctattaaaaagatCTTatcaagatcttaattttcaaaattatatataactttttaactAATTCCGAAATtagttttcaaatattattataaattaatatattcagttgtcttttataaaatgaaaaataaaatattatatcttatttttatcgataatataatcacaatcagtcaggttaatttttttatcatattgaacttaatatgataaattatattaaactgataaaatatttatcttaaaaatataatatgatgacaAAGCGGCTTAACATTAACAGACTATATACTATATGtacaaaaattaacatatatttcacttttgtaaatataattatatcgtgtaaaatgaataaacatagaaaatactgCTAAAAATAAATCCagtttattaatgttaaaccattctaccaacatattatatttttagaataaaagttttatatttatgaaaataaaatatactaacttatcaatttaaaataattttatcatatttagttcaatatagtaattttaattaaaatgttagatttgttaaAAATGGCATACTTcagaattattttgtatttaatttactataatCCCGAACCGTAATTCAAAAAGCTAGatttcttttagtaatttgttttgtttattcagtttatataatagatcattgtatatataaaattttaagataagttaatttttataaattaatatttatttttatcttaaataaaaatgaagatattaaatgatattatttaatatgaagatcaataatagataaaaatgccgtgtgaccaagtctagtaagtagtccattttttaaaaaaaatcacacataaattAGAAGTCacgacttctgttttaatataatagatggaACAGAGAgaatagaaatatacaaatattaaaactaatactataaattatcttCATGCATTGATggttttatgaaaatatatatcatattttcaaatacattttgttaattatttattaactataaaaataattaatatattaatttcttttaaacttaatttatgtgtatttttacAGTTTTGACATGAAATCAattcaaattattataaatgaataaatactttaatttaaatgatataatttttagtcctaaatttttataaaattatcatatatatatatatggatttaCACTTCCAACACATATCTTTTcctatttttttgaaaatctcaCTTTTAAGTTACGTTTTCATACGCTTTCGCTTTCACGTACCTGTTTCTGTTTCCATGTATCACGAgagaagaattatctttttaatcGGTAGGTATTAGACATCATtcaattagttgacaaaaaaaaaagacatcattcaattttgtatttatttttgaccTTTATATATTGTAGGAATAGTGTTTGTCATCACcacaactttatattttttttattatttatacttaTAGTTCCCTCAATAAATTTGCTTGGTTGTTCTGTaatgtatatatgtttattatattttcaatatttaagagctatatataaataattagatatttattttaaaatacgtGGCATGCCTCTCCATCCTttaaaaaagagtaaaatacttaattaaaaccattaattaatttatattaaatatataatgtatatgaactatatatatacatttagaGTAAATTATACGAagaatttagatatatataaattcaagaTTGATTGTTAATATAAGAAGTAAATTTGGGATATTAAGTACTAAGGAGTctaacaataaaatgttaactGAAACTTAGTTATGATTTAACTATTCTTTTATATTCAGAAATTTTTTGAAGCTTTCTTcatctttttccttttaatttctACACAACTATGTTCTGGACAATATACACATTTTTCTCTATATGAGATACtataattaaaaccaaaacatagatactatatttttttcctttcaaattgaaacaattaaaacataaacaaatgatTACATGAAAAGTCGataagttttatagttttggaaaGTTTGCATAGATACTATAGTTGTTAACTGGAAAATATGATATACACCAACATGTTGTTTCTCAAGCATAGACTCAAATCTTttggaaatttaaaatatgtatttttcttgttttctttctttatttgcatcataaaatatatgaattaagTATTTATGCTTTTAACAGTACAATTATTCTTTTGAgaagtttataattaaaaacttatcatgtttctattatttgaaaattttagatttaatgatTATTCTTCAGTAATGCTTTTAGATGTATAAACTTCATAGCTTGTTGATAAATCAAACAaatgttgaaattttttatttttcaggtttGGATCTtagacaattttaaaattagaacaTTGACTCTGTGACACAAATGACCATCCAACACTTTTGGGTTCAAGTAAACAAACAATATGTCTCTTACCTTAAATCTCAAACCACCCAAATCCACTTTCAAAATTCACAACTTTTCTCAAAAACAAAGAGGCAGTGGGAGAATTCATAGGAGACGTGAGGAAGCTAGCGAGCAAGATGATGGTACTGATGGATGAAAATTTGGGTTTACCTAAATGTTACATAAAGAAAGATTTAACGAAGGGATGGACGATGGAGAAGATACAACTTTTTTTGGAACCAAAATTTTTACACTAAGTAAGATCCAGTAAGCTGTTTACAATCTTACAATTTGTACATAATTATACATTCAAAAGAAACAATCTTCTTTGGCGTACATAAGCTGAAGTTCCTGAACCGCTGGTTGGAATGATTCTGAACGAAGACATTAAAAAAATTGAGGATTTAGAAAGTCGGAAGAAAATGCAAAATACATGAAGATGAAAGTCTAACCACATTATTAATCACTCCGCTCCCTCCAAATGCATACACATTAAGCACCCTGATTGAATTAAAGTCTAACCACATTATTAATCACTCCGCTCcctccaaaaaaaaatgttcactCACCTTTGTGGAATCACATGCTTGACATCTCATAGTTAAAATCTGACTCTTTGATAACTTCTGGAAGCTCTGCGTTTAGATTGTTTATATGCAATTACAAATTCCAAGACTTCAGGAAAAAATGGGAAGCTTTAAAATAGGTTGAGCTGAGACAATTAGGTTTTACCTCACGTGAGAAAGCAACATACTTCACATGAACACCATCGAGTATACCACCAGTTCAAAGAGGAGAATCAAACTTATACCTGAATTTCGGAAACATAGATCTGACGAACGATGATGATCTGCAAAAATCTATCGAACAACAGTCGTAAGAATTTTTGTAACATCTACAAAAGAGTTTCACACTATCTTTATCTATCATGGTAAAGTTTCAGACATAATAAATTCACATGTCTGATCACATTATTGAGACAAAGACATAGCCCACTACGGTAAATCCTAATATCCcaccaaaattatttaaaaaaacccTCAAAAAACTTTGATATCTAAATCCATTAAAAACAAATCTATAAGATTTACCATTGTTCAACCCAAGAACAGTCATGATAAAAATGGACTATCTTTTCTAGAGGAAGAATGGTATAATGGTACCTGAACAGGATAGAGATTCTTATCCTTGGATAATCTGGTATATCTAGAAGGCTAAGAACGACAAACTCTTCAGGGGGATAGATAGAGATCCAGTAGAACTCGTACGTTATGCTGAGAGTGAATGTCAGGCCTGGTATGATGCAAATGAGGTGATACCATCATTGATACAGGAAAACAATGTCGAAGAAACACAAGTCATAAGCTTGGGTAACATATGTTTGCTAGATGGGTCCTGGACAGCCAACGTTCAGTATAGTGGATGTGGATAGGTTTGGATGGATAGTG
This region of Raphanus sativus cultivar WK10039 unplaced genomic scaffold, ASM80110v3 Scaffold2265, whole genome shotgun sequence genomic DNA includes:
- the LOC108811088 gene encoding protein RALF-like 11; protein product: MKRSVICLLVICAAVVAIPVEGVKYIDFGALNPCMGPNPPPGCNPPGSHHKKPVPANEYRRGCTTIHRCRRD